A section of the Methanosarcina mazei S-6 genome encodes:
- a CDS encoding ATP-binding protein — protein sequence MARLLARDGYEVLAIDADPDMNLASSLGIENPPKPLTDFKDLIQERAGAEGGAFIYNPKVDDIAGKYGVIGPDGVRMLVMGTVDKGGSGCMCPASAFLRALLRHLMLKEKSAVILDMEAGIEHLGRGTTRGMDLMIVVVEPGARSLETAERIKKLSSEIGVKHIAAVINKGGAGKVNDRLEELGIPVLGEIPFDQQLMKADLEKRAPIDEGGEAVNAIIKIKEKLMETVEEVRKENEQSKK from the coding sequence CTGGCAAGACTGCTTGCAAGAGACGGATACGAAGTCCTGGCAATAGATGCAGACCCGGACATGAACCTTGCATCTTCTCTGGGTATAGAAAATCCCCCAAAACCCCTTACCGATTTCAAAGACCTTATTCAGGAAAGGGCAGGTGCCGAAGGCGGGGCTTTTATCTATAACCCGAAAGTTGACGACATTGCAGGCAAATACGGGGTTATAGGACCCGATGGAGTCAGGATGCTTGTCATGGGTACAGTGGATAAAGGAGGAAGCGGGTGCATGTGTCCCGCATCAGCCTTCCTCAGGGCCCTTCTAAGACACCTTATGCTTAAGGAGAAGAGCGCGGTTATCCTTGACATGGAAGCCGGTATAGAGCACCTGGGCAGGGGCACCACGCGCGGGATGGACCTTATGATCGTGGTTGTGGAGCCTGGAGCAAGGTCTCTTGAAACAGCCGAGAGGATAAAAAAGCTCTCCTCCGAGATAGGGGTAAAACATATCGCTGCAGTAATCAACAAAGGGGGCGCAGGAAAGGTCAATGACAGGCTTGAAGAGCTTGGCATCCCCGTACTTGGAGAAATACCTTTTGACCAGCAGTTAATGAAGGCTGACCTGGAAAAGAGGGCCCCTATTGATGAAGGCGGTGAAGCTGTTAACGCGATCATCAAAATCAAAGAAAAACTTATGGAAACAGTTGAAGAGGTAAGAAAGGAAAACGAGCAGAGTAAAAAGTAA